In the genome of Gadus morhua chromosome 14, gadMor3.0, whole genome shotgun sequence, one region contains:
- the mns1 gene encoding meiosis-specific nuclear structural protein 1 — MAFLNRRPNQKMISAHLAQEQQKEEQGRSIKRDLQIRAGLLSEEKTEQRRLHRRMQHEVHERDVQEALLKSEEERRNKEKQLEQEERLAIELARIDHETQRDDKMRQHIKANSLELRELESKLRSAYLNRERAAQIAEKESMRFETMREEADFARQMKSEQQRAGAEQEKQEAQQSEEAARHRKELEQQLLEKERRREEAYEEFLQDKLLVDQVVRKIYEEDQMEMQLKLEKVLATQQYIEEFKKQRAEWRRLEQEKNDAENQRIREFSNYQRQTEETRAARMQEREQAKQHILQMLTDQHEAERRQREEMEQVREELCLEEQAEAVRRKDIEEMERKIRQRLVYQQTCQQQMLFKELRRREEQEEEEAFRRTMMAKFAEDDRLEQMNAQRRRMKQLEHRRAVQELIAERRQQHEADKELEAQEQAEEREREAVRRQIIEEERQKLLRHHATKLLGYFPKGLFREDDLQHFDDEFRSNFQKQQADMFSGDDWDADE, encoded by the exons ATG GCCTTTCTAAACCGGCGGCCCAACCAGAAGATGATCTCCGCCCACCTGGCGCaggagcagcagaaggaggagcagggaagGAGCATCAAGAGAGACCTGCAGATCAGAGCCGGCCTCCTGTCCGAGGAGAAGACGGAGCAGAGGAGACTTCACCGCAGGATGCAGCACGAGGTGCACGAGAGAGATGTCCAGGAGGCTCTCCTCAAG TcagaggaggagcggaggaacAAGGAGAagcagctggagcaggaggagcggcTGGCCATAGAGCTGGCCCGCATCGACCACGAGACCCAGAGGGACGACAAGATGAGGCAGCACATCAAGGCCAACAG CCTGGAGCTCAGAGAGCTGGAGTCCAAGCTGCGGTCTGCGTATCTGAACCGGGAACGGGCCGCGCAGATCGCTGAGAAGGAGAGCATGAGGTTTGAGACCATG CGCGAGGAGGCTGACTTCGCCCGTCAGATGAAGAGCGAGCAGCAGCGGGCGGGGGCGGagcaggagaagcaggaggCGCAGCAGAGCGAGGAGGCGGCGCGCCACCggaaggagctggagcagcagctCCTGGAGAAGGAGCGCCGGCGGGAGGAGGCCTACGAGGAGTTCCTCCAGGACAAGCTGCTGGTGGACCAGGTCGTTAGGAAGATCTACGAGGAGGACCAGAT ggAGATGCAGCTGAAGCTGGAGAAGGTGCTGGCCACGCAGCAGTACATCGAGGAGTTCAAGAAGCAGCGGGCCGAGTGGCGGCgcctggagcaggagaagaacGACGCGGAGAACCAGCGCATCAGGGAGTTCTCCAACTACCAGAGGCAGACGGAGGAGACCCGGGCGGCCCGCATGCAGGAGAGGGAGCAGGCCAAGCAGCACATCCTGCAGATG CTCACCGACCAGCACGAGGCGGAGAGGCGGCAgcgggaggagatggagcaggtCCGCGAGGAGCTGTGTCTGGAGGAGCAGGCGGAGGCCGTGAGGAGGAAGGACATT gaggagatggagaggaagatcCGCCAGCGGCTGGTGTATCAGCAGACCTGCCAGCAGCAGATGCTCTTCAAGGAGCTGCGCCGCcgcgaggagcaggaggaagaggaggccttCCGCCGCACGATGATGGCCAAGTTCGCTGAGGACGACCGCCTCGAGCAGATGAACGCCCAGAGGCGCCGCATGAAGCAGCTGGAGCACCGCAGGGCCGTGCAGGAGCTGATAGCGGAGCGACGGCAGCAGCACGAGGCCGACAAG GAGCTGGAGGCCCaggagcaggcggaggagcgggagcgggaggcGGTGCGTCGGCAGATCATCGAGGAGGAGCGGCAGAAGCTCCTCAGACACCACGCCACCAAGCTGCTGGGCTACTTCCCCAAG GGCCTGTTCCGGGAGGACGACCTCCAGCACTTTGACGACGAGTTCAGGAGCAACTTCCAGAAGCAGCAGGCGGACATGTTCTCCGGAGACGACTGGGACGCCGATGAATGA